In Vibrio lentus, the genomic stretch TCAGTGTATTAAGTTGTTGTGCTTCGATGTTTCAAACGTTTGCGGCGTTTAACAAAGATGACCGTCGATTAAGAGAATTGATGATCATAGGGACTAGCTTTTGGTTGGTTCACAACTATTTAGTTGGCTCGCCAACAGCGGTTCTGATGGAGGCGTTGTTTATCTGTAGTAACTTATTGGGCTACTACCGATTCTATTTTAGAAAGAGTGCTGTGGCTTAGGGCTTATAGCGTAGGCTCTTAGGAAGCTAGGCTTTAGATAAAACAATAAAACGATAAAGCACTGCACCATATTCATCTAACAAGGATTAGGAGAGAGCGATGTCAAATATCTACTCGGATGTGCCTTCGTCAATACCCGACGAAATCTTCAACGACATCATTACTACTGAGAATGTGCGGATTGAAAGAATATTATCTCATGGGCACAGTTCTCCAGAACAAGGTTGGTATGACCAAGATGAAAACGAATGGGTTATGGTGCTAGAGGGACAAGGTGTTATTGAGTTCGAAGACGGACGTGTCGTTACCTTGTCTAAAGGGGGTTACATCAATATTGCCGCGCGAGAGAAGCACAAGGTTCTTGGTACGGACAAAGATACCGTGACTATTTGGCTGGCTGTGTTTTATCGTTAGTATTGCTATCAAGTCGTGGATGGGCAATGAACAAGACATGAAAGGGGTGTGTCGTGGTTAGAATTCGAAATTACCAAGCGAGTGATGCCAAAGCGTTATGGGAGATCTATTTCCATACCGTCCGAAATATTAACGTTCGTGACTATTCTCAAGAACAAGTTGAGGCTTGGGCGCCAAGTGATTTTGACTCTGAGCTGTGGCAAAAGTGCCTGCATCGCATACAACCCTTTGTAGCGGAGTTGGACGGCCGCGTTGTTGGTTATACTGACCTACAACCAAACGGCTTGATTGATCACTTTTTCTGTCATCATGAATATCAAGGGAAGGGGGTTGGGAGAGCTTTGATGGAGCATGTATTTCAGATCGGTTCCGTTCGTGGTGTCTCTCGATACTTTTCAGAAGTGAGTATTACCGCTAGACCTTTCTATGAGCACCTTGGCTTTACGGTCGTCAATGAGCAGGAAGTTGAGATGCGTGGCGTAAAACTCACCAACTACGTGATGGAGAAGGTGGTCGAATAAGTGGACTAGCGTTCTTTAGAAGATCGAGACCTACTTTGAATTATTAATAAACCTTTTTAAGGATAACTTTTTCCGATCTATTGATATTGTCGATGAGTTCAAATTGTGTGCAAGGTAATTTGTCTAATCTAAACATTGAGTGAATACAAGGAGTGTTGTTCATGAGTCATGTGAGTAGGTCTAAACTATATACATTAGTGTCGATGTTGTCCTTTGGTGTTGGGGTTCTCGCCTTAGATGCTGGGGTCTCGGGGCTGTTTCCTCTCTTTGTCGTCGTCATCTCATTCTTTTCATTCGTCATTAATTCTTTTCTTTGTTTGTTCGGAGGGAAGTACGATGATGCGTTTAGTACCTATCAAGAAGCCAACAAAGCGCGCGCTGGTGCGCTAGTTAAAGGGTTCGACAGCAAAGAAAAATAGGTCTCTATCTAAAACAACGAAAGTCTCAATTTTGTTACAGTTATTGCTT encodes the following:
- a CDS encoding cupin domain-containing protein, producing MSNIYSDVPSSIPDEIFNDIITTENVRIERILSHGHSSPEQGWYDQDENEWVMVLEGQGVIEFEDGRVVTLSKGGYINIAAREKHKVLGTDKDTVTIWLAVFYR
- a CDS encoding GNAT family N-acetyltransferase, whose protein sequence is MVRIRNYQASDAKALWEIYFHTVRNINVRDYSQEQVEAWAPSDFDSELWQKCLHRIQPFVAELDGRVVGYTDLQPNGLIDHFFCHHEYQGKGVGRALMEHVFQIGSVRGVSRYFSEVSITARPFYEHLGFTVVNEQEVEMRGVKLTNYVMEKVVE